ACTAATTAGGTATGATTTATAAACTGTAAGAAACTAAGACATGttaaattttcattcatattttcctaATGGCTTTACTGTTTATAATTTTCACCTTTATGTTCCATTATCATAAGGGTGCAGACGACAAATTCCTTCTGCTACGACCAGAAAAAAATCACCGAGTTCAGAAATATAAAATTTCTCGTAACTTCACATATGTAAGCACACCATGCCTACGAATTTGATTACATGTAATCATTAATGTACGGAATAGAAAATCTAAACtttttgaatatgtaaacacattCACAACACGGTCAGCTGAGACCTTAGGGGTAAGCTCTTGCTGAATTTCATTTATGAGTCTCTTAtgtaatcattatatcatttgaGTGTATTTTGTTAATAGATTACTCAAGAGGGCCTTAATTTGTATTTAGATAAATGAGGTAGATAGTTCTTACTTAAGTATTTTCGATAATTGCGGTGACTTGGGCCGGCGTTTGTAACCATCAGCAGACCCTTCAGTTTTGTGACTTctttaaaaagaaatattatgATTAAAAAGTTTTATCATTCGATTCTTTTGATGGGTCTGTTCACAATTTAAGTAACAgggatattttgttgttttggtcaGTATTACTGATGGCACATGTGTCATAAGGATTATGCAATAAAATTAGTGTAATTATCTGTGAGTATTAGTTATAGATCTGTTTAACTTTATTTTCCATTACAGTAATTACCTAAGATAAAACCTCATAGACTAGTTCGTGCTCTTTATGATTATATTCTTGTAAAAAACAATATCCATTCCATTACATGTCTGTCAAAACGGTGCTTGGATGTTTTTGCTTACTAAGAATGTCTATAAACTCTTGCTTGCTAAAATATAGATGGTGAAAGTTTGGGACAACATGTAATACGAGGCAGTAGAGGATTGGGTAATAAAACCTATATAATTTGATAGACCAATACAAATCAaaacacttttcatctatggcagTATTTGTGCAAATGCTCAAAGGTGCTATACGTAAATGAACAGAGGTGAGAGTTCGACTGAGCTTAGGTCTTACCTTCTGTGGCGCCCAACCATTGCAGTAACCACCATGCAACAGTTGAAACTTTTCATCCCAGGGCAGGGCATGAACATCCAATCCTCAATTGAGGGTTACCATTTTACCAGCCTGGAGGCTTAGTCCAAACCATTCCTAGAATTAGTATGTGAATTATTGAGACATATATTTGCAGAAGAATTGTAGCATTACCTTTATTTTATGCAGAtaatttttttcagtattttgtGTATTCCTTAAAAGTCTAAAAATATTGTCAtaatattttatctatctgtctatggtTCTATTCTGATTTACATTTTttctagtaaatatatatatattttttaatgtatttttttgtatacttgatatatttatgttatcttatttatgatttatgtttAAAGGCAATCCTTGCAGTGTCAAGCAATCACCACAACCTCCATAAATTACTACGATCTACATTCTCTGATTTAAGGAGTTATCACATCTGTGCTAATTTTCACGTAGTTTCTACAGTCTGCAGTCTATTCTctttacatattgtgtatatcCCAAAACGCAAGCATGTAGATTTCGATCTCTACAATTACTTCTAAACAGCTGGCTTTTTATTATTAACGAATATTATTTAACAAATTGTGAGAACAATAGATCACCATTATCCATTAAAATTAAGCAGGATTTGGGGGAAATAAAGTATAGGTTTGACCCCTCATTCCCCAGATTATCTGCCTTCAGTCTGCAGTGCTGTTATCCCGTATTAAAATTTTGATAGTAATTTTAGAAGCTGAAAATGCTTAgacttttcttattataattagttTCATTtcagtaaaacaataaaacatattaaaaatatatgttttttttatattcacacCACGGCTCTGTATCAAGTGGAGAGTGCAGATGATTTGGTTTGTAGGACATTTGTATGGACATCTTCTAATCTGTACAGATCTGTAGATAGTACATAACAGATTGGTAGAATGTACAAAGTACTCAGTAATTTGCTCTCATGTGATTGACCCTTTACTAGAATATGCATGGTGTAGGTTTGTTAATTACCAAGGCACTGTAATGTTGTTGTTCACTTAGCATAGCATTTCAAGTGGATTTGAATAATATACAGCTAATATTATTATGAGAAAAATAGTTTAATTTGTCCTCTAAACACTAACCATCTATTCTTTATGTGTGAAGGTATTTGACATCTTAATTTGTTATTGTGCCTTGATCTTTCTTTCAGTATTGCCAACCAGTAACTAAAAGAAGTTGCAATAATGGAAACAGAGGTTGCCATTGAGGAACTTGCACAGCATCCAAAACTATCATGGCTTGTAAGTAATTTTACATTATTGTGGGATGCATGGAAGTGATACATgattatcatatatgatatatgaaatgaTGAATCGTACAGTATACCTAGGTTCAAAGTGTTGACTGTCTTGAACTTGATTTCCaggtgttgtgattttttttttttttttactcatcttaTTTGTCTTGTCCCCTATAATCTCAGGTAAGACCTTGTGAACATTACAAAGAGGAGTATGGAGACTGTACAAGCATCAAGGCTAAATTTCACCAATATTTCATTTATGGTGAAACAAGAGACTGCTTACAGTGGAAGAAAGACTATGAAAACTGTGTCGAGtacagaaagaagaaggatatgGAGGCACTGGTTAGTAAAaatgtttgatatttttttaaagtaaaagccaaaagaaagaggagaaggagaaagaaaaggaaagatagggaaaaggggaaggagaaagagagatagggagggaatgagaaagaagagagagaaagagagagacagagagtgagagagaaagagagaggcagagggtgacagagagagagagagggagagggggagagagagagagagagagacatggggtgaaagagagagagagagagagacatagggtgaaagagagagagagagagagataaggtgaaagagagagagagagagacatagggtgaaagagagagacagagggtgtgagagagagagagagaggcagagggtgaaacagtgagaaacagagagagagaaagagaaacatagagagagtgagagaaaggatctTAGGCCTACTTATTCTCTAATTTTCACATATTTGATGATACAGACAGCtgtgatagagagtgagaagaatcGCCGAAATGACAGATTACGTGGTCACTACAGCAACACAGTTTGGGAGAAGAGAGATTCCCCGCCAGAAGACTGGAATAAAGAACTTCCAGAATGgtttgaaaaggaaagagaggtaagagggTTTGCTATACAGTCTTATAATGgcatgtttacttgtttattgatttatgttttattaccttagtattataatttactgAGAGGATGAACAAAAGATCTCTACTTCAACTGGATGCAAATGTTAAGAGTTTGCATTATTACAGCTTCCTATTTTTAAGGATTGATGTAAACATTGCActatatgtgtttgtaaatgcGGGTTCATAAACTGTTGATCATTTTCCAGATGTCTTTCCTAGCAATGAAGTGCAAAGAACTGAAGGAAGGCAAGATTTCCAATAATTCTACAGGATCGACTTGCACCATATTATGATTTTAGGTATTAAAGATGTAATTACTCGAtccatgttttgttttgtaaatatgttaatatttgcatatatttccaTACCTGTTTaattatagaaatagaaataaaaggtaAATGAAGAGGCATCGTATATTTTCACCCATTTATTTGTAAGGATTCTGTTTGATTTATAAAGTACACTTAACATAGAATACAAAGACTGATATGTATTATAACCACAAATCTGCTGAACAATTTGAGAAATGAGTAATATGAAGGATATTGTTACCAGATATAAATAGTATAACAATATTGAAAGGTAACagttattccattttttcttttattagtgcAATATTATTTCAGGtcttaaagtaaataaatatttttgaaaatctaCATCCATGTAGCAAGAAGTAATgcatcattataaaaaagaatACATTATTGGCACAATTTGAAGGAAGCAGATATTCGACAAGGATCATATGCAACAGAGTCCTTTGGAGGTATTACCCATGCAGTGGACAACAGCAATTATTAAAGAGACAAACTTATTAATTGCAACTGCTGGAATCTGTGCATTTTTATGGATTTAATTATATTAATCACTTCCATATCAAGAAAAATTAACTTGCatgatatatgatttatttttaaagatataaaCAGAATTATATTATAGATCCCAGAAGTGATGAACAAAGTATATTGATTAGTCATCTCATAATTGATCATTGCAAATTATATCTGACCTAATAAGTCTTTTAGTTAGACCTATTAAGGAATCATACAaaaagtgtatgtctgtgtgtgtgtgtgtgtgtgtgtgtgtgtgtgtgtgtgtgtgtgtgtgtatgtgtatgtgtgtgtgtgtgtgtgtgtgtgtgtgtgtgtgtgtgtgtgtgtgtgtgtgtgtgtgtatgtgtgtatgtgtgtgtgtgtgtgtggtgtatgtggtgtgtgttgtgtgtgtgtgtttgttttgcatgcatgtgcatgtgtgtgcttgtgctttgcatgcacctgtgtgtatgtgttcttttaaatatgcacatacaagTTCATTTCAGTTGAAAATCTAATGATATGCAAAACACAATGACAGTATTTTAGTTCTTAAGGTGATACTGTCAGCTACAagatctttcttattatcatatggGTGACTAGCTTTCAATGGACAAAAAGACTAACATCTAACAGTTGCAGATATTATAGCTGGGTTGCAAAGTTAACATCAACATTACTGTTTACATAATATTTGTGCCAAATTATTctaaaaataactataacaaataCTGAAATTTCCAGATATCACATGATTTTTTTTGGTGCTATATTTTAATGCTATATAGTATATAGAGTGCAgtatagtatttatttatatgctacAAAATGTTTACTCtggttatttgtttctttgtctttgtctgtccttttctctctcttggttcttgcattcactctcttcactcattctttctctctctctctcactctctctctctctctttctttctttctttctttctttctttctttctgacttctttctttctctcgtctttctttcttctttctttttttctttctttctctctctctctctctctctctctctctctctctctctctctctctctctctctctctctctctctctctctctctctctctctttctttctttctttctttctttctttcttccttccttccttcactcactctcactcacacttacttatttacttattacttgcttgcttactcactcaccctctcctaaTCTTTCCTTTTATACTTCTCTTTTCCTGTCATCTTACACatactgtctctttcttttttaaaaaatagCAATCTAAAGTATAACTGTAGAATGTGTCTGTCCTACTGTCCTTCTGTCTTTCAGTTAAAATCCGGAGAATGGAAAAAACATTTTACAAGTGGTGAGGGATGTTCCTGGGAT
This genomic interval from Penaeus vannamei isolate JL-2024 chromosome 35, ASM4276789v1, whole genome shotgun sequence contains the following:
- the LOC113825144 gene encoding synaptic plasticity regulator PANTS, yielding METEVAIEELAQHPKLSWLVRPCEHYKEEYGDCTSIKAKFHQYFIYGETRDCLQWKKDYENCVEYRKKKDMEALTAVIESEKNRRNDRLRGHYSNTVWEKRDSPPEDWNKELPEWFEKEREMSFLAMKCKELKEGKISNNSTGSTCTIL